One window of the Saccopteryx bilineata isolate mSacBil1 chromosome 2, mSacBil1_pri_phased_curated, whole genome shotgun sequence genome contains the following:
- the PIGC gene encoding phosphatidylinositol N-acetylglucosaminyltransferase subunit C codes for MRTRRTSAGKNRTGLSSGERRTCAQGATDTTKPTDTTKPKWRKILYERQPFPDNYVDQRFLEELRKNIHARKYQYWAVVFEASVVVQQLCSVCVFGVVWWYMDLGLLAPHCLFGSGLALSLIGYILFDLLDGGKGRKRSGRTRWADLKSTLVFITFTYGFSPVLKTLTESVSTDTVYAMSVFMLLGHLIFFDYGANAAIVSSTLSLNMAIFASVCLASRLPRSLHAFIMVTFAIQMFALWPMLQKKLKACTPRCYVVVTLLFALATLGGLLSISGVGATLFALLLVAISCLCPFYLIRLQLFKENIHGPWDEAEIKEDLSRFLS; via the coding sequence ATGAGAACCAGGAGGACGTCTGCAGGGAAAAACAGAACTGGGCTGAGTTCGGGGGAGAGGAGAACGTGCGCCCAAGGTGCCACGGACACCACCAAGCCCACGGACACCACCAAGCCCAAGTGGCGGAAGATCCTGTACGAGCGACAGCCCTTCCCCGATAACTACGTGGACCAGCGGTTCCTGGAAGAGCTGCGGAAGAACATCCACGCCCGGAAGTACCAGTACTGGGCTGTGGTCTTCGAGGCCAGCGTGGTGGTACAGCAGCTGTgcagtgtctgtgtgtttggggtcGTCTGGTGGTATATGGATCTGGGGCTCCTGGCCCCCCATTGCCTTTTTGGGAGCGGCCTGGCCTTGTCGCTGATTGGCTATATTCTGTTCGATCTCCTTGATGGAGGGAAAGGGCGGAAGAGGAGCGGCCGGACCCGGTGGGCTGACCTGAAGAGCACCCTGGTCTTTATCACCTTCACGTACGGGTTTTCGCCGGTGCTGAAGACCTTGACGGAGTCTGTCAGCACTGACACCGTCTATGCCATGTCCGTCTTCATGCTCCTGGGCCACCTCATCTTTTTCGACTACGGGGCCAATGCTGCCATTGTGTCCAGCACCCTGTCCTTGAACATGGCCATCTTTGCTTCTGTCTGCCTGGCCTCACGCCTGCCCCGGTCCCTGCATGCCTTCATCATGGTGACCTTTGCCATCCAGATGTTTGCCCTGTGGCCTATGTTACAGAAGAAACTGAAGGCATGTACTCCCCGCTGCTACGTGGTGGTCACGCTGCTCTTTGCGTTGGCGACCCTGGGGGGCCTGCTGTCCATTAGTGGGGTGGGGGCCACCCTCTTTGCCCTTCTGCTCGTGGCCATTTCCTGCCTCTGCCCTTTCTACCTCATCCGCCTgcagctttttaaagaaaacattcacGGGCCATGGGATGAGGCTGAGATCAAAGAAGACTTGTCCAGGTTCCTCAGCTGA